In Plasmodium vinckei vinckei genome assembly, chromosome: PVVCY_01, one DNA window encodes the following:
- a CDS encoding fam-a protein, with the protein MNKFYIQTALFILSIFAYGNNETIASDPAPKKVPQNVPQKVPPRVPQKVPQKVPQKVPQKVPQKVPQNVPQKVPPRVPQKVPRKVPNKSTTPKSNRHYFTSEEIYEKNKHLLCTNPEETKEAEEVMNEAVKHLESHASRMNGYKTYTNYNNPDVNLYKKKLKNYTNIERINYILYDPDKYNDTINEIWDPNHPSPFNNGDVKIARVYNPNLVIIQQRYKKKCGSPQKYFYALATKVQISEITTIIAYVSADINDHNPSKKKYENTIVKKANSFKTDINSEKDIRKGKLKKTFVNLAGYYIQDYKGMANVTYIGSIDGHSLIKPNCFCGSCYKCYHIRI; encoded by the exons atgaataaattttatattcaaaccgctttatttattttaagcATTTTTGCATATGGAAATAATGAAACCATTGCATCTGATCCTGCTCCAAAAAAAGTTCCCCAAAATGTTCCCCAAAAAGTTCCCCCAAGAGTTCCCCAAAAAGTTCCCCAAAAAGTTCCCCAAAAAGTTCCCCAAAAAGTTCCCCAAAAAGTTCCCCAAAATGTTCCCCAAAAAGTTCCCCCAAGAGTTCCCCAAAAAGTTCCCCGAAAAGTTCCCAATAAATCTACAACACCCAAATCAAACCGTCATTATTTTAC TTCAgaagaaatatatgaaaaaaacaagcACCTATTATGTACCAACCCAGAAGAAACTAAAGAAGCGGAAGAAGTTATGAACGAAGCTGTAAAACATTTAGAATCTCATGCTTCACGCATGAATGgttataaaacatatacaaATTACAATAATCCTGATgtgaatttatataaaaaaaaacttaaaaactatacaaatattgaaagaattaattatatactttATGATCCCGATAAG TATAATGATACAATAAACGAGATATGGGATCCCAATCATCCCAGTCCTTTCAATAATGGCGATGTTAAAA ttgCTCGTGTGTACAACCCAAATttagtaataatacaacaacgttacaaaaaaaaatgtggaTCCCCTCAGAAATACTTTTATGCTTTAGCTACAAAGGTTCAA aTATCAGAAATTACAACTATAATTGCCTATGTATCAGCAGATATAAATGATCACAACCcttccaaaaaaaaatacgaaAACACAATCGTAAAAAAAGCAAATTCATTCAAAACTGACATTAATTCTGAAAAAGATATtagaaaaggaaaattaaaaaaaacgttTGTTAACCTAGCTGGATATTACATTCAAGATTACAAAGGCATGGCTAATGTCACCTATATCGGATCT ATTGATGGACACTCTTTGATTAAACCCAATTGCTTTTGTGGATCATGTTATAAGTGCTATCATATTcgtatataa
- a CDS encoding fam-b protein — protein sequence MIIKILKYVLFSIITCSFEYAKKELYHINETSIYIERNIINFKNNRILGDTDNQFDLNNFYESTLSLANQFNDYNDDDEDIIYLRNIVDSHVKKYKESNTTANLNNLDGKTKKLIHKIQKELNEAKKELDNERNGELSIQPIQDKRVIKKSENIFKIDEDKINDKYKKITLSNCYKKLKKISKSKKSKKNIIIKMMLLTATLSVIISLAMTGQTILFAIFVAFILIIIGEDDRLHELQRILKNNRYCT from the exons atgataatcaaaattttaaaatatgttttgttTTCAATTATTACTTGCTCTTTTGAATATGCCAAAAAA GAATTATACCATATAAATGAGACAAGCATATACATTGAaaggaatataataaattttaaaaataataggaTATTAGGAGATACAGACAACCAATtcgatttaaataatttttatgagtCAACCTTGAGTCTTGCAAATCAATTTAATGACTACAATGATGATGACGaagatataatatatcttcGAAATATTGTAGATTCACATGTAAAGAAGTATAAAGAAAGTAATACAACAgccaatttaaataatttagatgggaaaacgaaaaaattaattcataaaattcaaaaagaattaaatgaaGCAAAAAAAGAGCTCGATAATGAAAGGAATGGCGAATTATCAATACAACCGATACAAGATAAAagagtaataaaaaaaagtgaaaatatttttaagattgatgaagataaaattaacgataaatataaaaaaattacattaAGTAATTGTTataagaaattaaaaaaaatttcaaagtctaaaaaatcaaaaaaaaatataattataaagatGATGTTGTTGACTGCAACACTTTCTGTGATAATATCATTAGCAATGACGGGGCAGACAATCTTATTTGCAATTTTTGTGGCTTTCATACTTATTATTATCGGAGAGGATGATCGGCTTCATGAATTACAaagaatattaaaaaacaatCGTTATTGTACTTGA
- a CDS encoding CIR protein PIR protein, translated as MMPIYNLKTNLQSYGQTLKMCKILLKGDSYFKGKDVDTTKINKEIPIKSYCYNDDCKTNGERINALTVYIYMEFKKSIRQTDYNTYDECLLMWISNILFRIHDKSNPKKVKTRYIDTITLNSAYEKYLKDHKVKLKYWEFFDSIKDLKEANLRYMAEFYKLLNRICKTIGDYKNNGAGSNNLSKYSKNCLTQYRSLYLSISECDSYLRLLNKLKGIYDDFRVSAIKENSSNNNLETNLKKLTKPNEEEMNAVRSFKQYKIPKKKCYSQKKKTDPPRPQASSQAAGSENKGNVEGTTQSVQKNGPNTSKGIDSGTGNTKDNANIEESGKKGSNSVTTKQIADSKSGIPSDGTGNENSNKGGAALGTGGPGNETDGGQSSVQNGQESSGGGTKDTKSVQGDVPDGQISNGTQGGENTSQEGTSDGSGSDTGNQGGDTGDDKGSTDNNPLNGGGEQGGQDDQKSQDGSRDSESGPGSEQNPTPNGSPTPQKHTSQTPSGTPHISSPSPDPKEQTTPFQSSQGTSGNQNSDRTNQEGPKKPVTSPVVKKENIGTELKGNVITEIGGEYVLKKYKKIGLSIIVILIPITLTILHKYLSSGWRKELKKKTNMKKVINSIGGKKQIQIIIKSSNQKKNTKKSINSVYGEKSPSLNIYKIMQADPVPFINLFFLLIFFVYKRKRDFIEL; from the exons ATGATGCCAATctacaatttaaaaacgAACTTACAATCCTATGGACAAACACTAAAAATG TGTAAGATACTTCTCAAAGGTGATAGTTATTTTAAAGGTAAAGATGTCGATACGACGAAAATTAACAAAGAAATACCCATCAAAAGTTATTGCTATAATGATGATTGTAAAACAAATGGAGAACGTATTAATGCTTTGAccgtatatatatatatggaattCAAAAAATCAATAAGACAAACTGATTATAATACGTATGATGAATGCTTATTGATGTGGATaagtaatatattatttaggATACACGACAAAAGCAACCCCAAAAAGGTTAAAACACGTTATATTGATACTATTACTTTAAATAGTGCTTAtgagaaatatttaaaggATCATAAAGTAAAATTGAAGTATTGGGAATTTTTTGATAGTATAAAGGATTTGAAAGAAGCTAATCTTAGGTATATGGCcgaattttataaattactTAATAGAATATGTAAAACAATTGgagattataaaaataacggTGCTGGAAGTAATAATCTTTCTAAATATTCTAAAAATTGCCTTACTCAATATAGAAGCCTTTATTTAAGCATTTCTGAATGCGACTCATATCTTCGTTTattgaataaattaaaaggtATATATGATGATTTTAGAGTTTCTGCTATTAAGGAAAATAGTTCAAACAATAATTTAGAAactaatttaaaaaaacttaCAAAACCAAATGAAGAAGAGATGAACGCGGTGAGAAGttttaaacaatataaaatccctaaaaaaaaatgttattcccaaaaaaaaaaaacggaCCCACCAAGACCCCAAGCATCAAGCCAAGCAGCGGGCTCTGAAAATAAAGGGAATGTGGAGGGCACTACACAAAGCGTGCAAAAAAATGGACCCAATACATCAAAAGGTATAGATTCTGGAACAGGAAACACTAAAGATAATGCAAATATTGAAGAAAGTGGAAAAAAAGGTTCAAATAGTGTCACAACAAAACAAATTGCAGATTCTAAATCAGGAATCCCAAGTGACGGAACAGGAAATGAAAATTCCAACAAAGGAGGTGCAGCTCTTGGAACAGGAGGGCCAGGCAATGAAACAGATGGTGGACAAAGTAGTGTACAAAATGGTCAAGAAAGTTCAGGTGGTGGAACAAAAGATACAAAGAGTGTACAAGGTGATGTACCAGATGGTCAAATATCTAATGGTACCCAAGGAGGTGAAAATACAAGTCAAGAAGGTACAAGTGATGGATCAGGTAGTGACACAGGTAATCAAGGAGGAGATACAGGTGATGATAAAGGAAGTACAGATAATAATCCATTAAATGGAGGTGGTGAACAAGGTGGGCAAGATGATCAAAAAAGTCAAGATGGATCAAGAGATTCAGAATCTGGACCAGGTAGTGAACAAAATCCCACACCTAATGGCTCACCAACGCCTCAAAAACATACATCTCAAACTCCATCAGGAACGCCACACATTTCATCACCGTCGCCAGATCCTAAGGAACAAACTACCCCATTTCAATCGTCTCAGGGCACGTCTGGAAACCAAAATTCTGATCGAACCAATCAAGAAGGACCTAAAAAACCAGTGACAAGTCCAGTGGTtaagaaagaaaatataggAACCGAATTAAAAGGAAATGTAATAACAGAAATAGGTGGTgaatatgtattaaaaaaatacaaaaaaattggatTGTCAATTATAGTTATTCTAATACCAATTACTTTAACTATTCTGCACAAg TATTTGTCATCTGGATGGAGAAAagaattaaagaaaaaaacaaacatgAAAAAGGTTATAAATTCAATTGgaggaaaaaaacaaatacaaataattataaaatcatctaatcaaaaaaagaatactAAAAAATCTATAAATTCCGTTTATGGGGAAAAATCTCcatcattaaatatatacaagaTTATGCAGGCTGATCCTGtaccatttattaatttattttttttgctgattttttttgtttataaaagaaagCGCGATTTCAtagaattataa
- a CDS encoding fam-a protein, which translates to MNKFYIQTALFILSIFAYANNGALAAEPAPGEDIKDQPLSPYATSEEIYEKNKHLLCKFPEKAIKVGNIMNDAVKYLEYYATTKDGYEPYLQNPTDSISYYIKKFDDETNIIKAHLNIYDSSQYNAIINRIWNPNAPNIYNKGAAKILQVYNPNLMFIRQICEKDSKGYQKYFYAFVSKTEISKDKTIIIMTSANVNDRNHANIEYNNPILDFAGLYKIFLQPKNDITDKNYVRIYVNLAGYIIEKKGDNLEITYIESIQGHSSF; encoded by the exons atgaataaattttatattcaaaccgctttatttattttaagcATTTTCGCATATGCAAATAATGGAGCCCTTGCAGCTGAACCTGCTCCAGGAGAAGATATAAAAGATCAACCATTAAGTCCTTATGCTAC TTCAgaagaaatatatgaaaaaaacaaacacTTATTATGTAAATTCCCTGAAAAAGCTATAAAAGTGGGCAATATTATGAACGATGctgtaaaatatttagaaTACTATGCTACAACCAAAGATGGTTATGAAccatatttacaaaatccTACTGATAGTATatcttattatataaaaaaatttgacgACGAgacaaatattataaaagctcatttaaatatttatgattCCAGTCAG TATAATGCCATAATAAACAGGATATGGAATCCCAATGCCCCCaatatttacaataaaGGCGCTGCTAAAA tTCTCCAAGTGTACAATCCAAATTTAATGTTTATTCGCCAAATTTGCGAAAAAGATTCTAAAGGCTATCAGAAGTATTTTTATGCTTTCGTTTCAAAGACTGAA aTATCAAAGGACAAAACTATAATTATCATGACTTCAGCAAATGTAAATGATAGGAACCATGCCAATATAGAATATAACAACCCAATATTAGATTTTGCAGgtttatacaaaattttcTTACAAcctaaaaatgatattacAGATAAAAACTATGTAAGAATATATGTGAACTTAGCTGGATACAtcattgaaaaaaaaggcGATAATCTTGAAATCACCTATATCGAATCT aTTCAGGGACATTCTTCCTTTTAA
- a CDS encoding fam-b protein, translating to MNKYEAIIIISNYLYYFIYLIDNVEMKIRILKYASFSIIICFFEYAKNELHFINEANKCLERNIINFKNNRILGDSDNQFDLNNYYQSTVSLINQFSDCSDDDEEITNLLNIIDSHIRKRKESNTLPNLNNINGRTKKLFYKVQKELEEAQKELDNMRNGELEIHPTQDKRIINKYENSSISEQEYIKQLKNYENVLETEHNHFEYIYNKITSANGYKRFKIDKDIIKLSGKTIKKTVLYAAGFLIIVSTGGTVLLLLLVPYLYSIIKNIRKIVKLEIKRKAYH from the exons atgaataaatatgaagctatcattattatttcgaACTACTTATATTActtcatttatttaatagaTAATGTTGAAATGAAAATCagaattttaaaatatgcgtctttttcaattattatttgtttttttgaatatgcCAAAAAT GAATTACACTTTATAAACGAGGCAAACAAATGCCTTGAaaggaatataataaattttaaaaataatagaataTTAGGAGATAGCGACAATCAATtcgatttaaataattattatcaatCAACCGTGAGTCTTATAAATCAATTTAGTGACTGTAGCGATGATGACGAAGAAATAACAAACCTTCTAAATATCATAGATTCACATATAAGGAAACGCAAAGAAAGTAATACATTAcccaatttaaataatataaatgggagaacgaaaaaattattttataaagttCAAAAAGAATTAGAAGAAGCACAAAAAGAGCTTGATAATATGAGGAATGGTGAATTAGAAATACATCCGACACAAgataaaagaataataaacaaatatgaaaatagttCAATATCAGAACAAGAATACATTAAAcaattgaaaaattatgaaaatgttTTGGAAACTGAACACAAtcattttgaatatatatataataaaattacatCAGCTAATGGCTATAAGAGATTCAAAATTGATAaagatataattaaattatcgGGGAAAACAATTAAGAAGACAGTTTTGTATGCAGCAGgctttttaataatagtatCAACAGGAGGGACGGTACTATTATTACTACTTGTACCGTATTTATATTCCATAATTAAGAACATACGAAAAATCGTTAAattggaaataaaaagaaaagcctatcattaa